In the genome of Xiphophorus hellerii strain 12219 chromosome 14, Xiphophorus_hellerii-4.1, whole genome shotgun sequence, the window TAAAACTTTAGATTCTTAAagtcataataaataaaaacagctcgGCTTTcgtttttcacttttaattttaactgtTAATGTAAGTGAATCAGTTTGTTAGAAAGTTTCAAATGtttataagaataaaatgaaatcaggaTTCCTGGTATTGCTAATTAttcacatgaaaataaatgtttgagcAGAGGACCTAGTTGAAGGATGTGATCATAAAAATGGGATAGACTATTTGTAGGTTCTAGAAAACTCTAGAACCttgctttattattaattctGTGTGAGAGGTCTAATATACTTTGTGATTAATCTTGtctggaaaacagaataaaacacagaaaaccaacaaaagtGCCTTTACACACAGATTAATTTAATCTGGAAGCGattatttgtctttaattggatccataaatatttagttatagTCAGGTGTGTTCTCCCTACTTTCCATTACGTAAACCGTAGCTCCACCCCCTGACGCCCATGACGTCAGCCCAGTTTAAAACCCACAGTTGGTTCCTTCTCCGTTGGGAATCCTCGGTACCGTAGCGGCGGTGACAACAGTTCTGTTGTAATGTCAGCAGCtggtctctgtcagtttttcttCAGCCGTTCAGGATTTTGGACTTTTATCTTCTTCGTGGTTTTGGTCTGGACGCCTGTTAAAGGTAAACgctgctgcttttctcctcAATTTACGTTAAACTGTTACTAAGCAAccaggaaatgttttcattcaaacTTTGATCCGTTTGTTAtggttttaagttaatttacttgtttgtgtttttctcttctttgttcCGCTGTTCATGCTTCTGTTACTATTGTCACTATTCTGGTAATAAAAATCTTACCTGTTCAAGGTGAGCTTGAGGCGCAGTGAACTCAGGTTATGGAGAAAAATGGTGGTTTTAATGGTGAcagaaatccaggcagcacaggtgaatATTGAGGCTAGGAACTCACACCGGAGGAAGTCGACCGAGAGATGACCTTAAGAGACGCAGGTGGAAAACCAAATCCTCACAATTATACATAAAACACGTACAGAGTTCTGCTACAGCGGCCGCCTGCTAAACGATAATCTTCCCTGCTAATCTCTAGAGACGACAGTGACTGAGTGAATTTTTGCCCTGACTGCACTACAATTTGTTCTTcaatctgtttttatatattttatattcttatCATTCTGTAATTccgtcactttgctgctgttgcaccaCAATTAATTATAccctgtgggacaataaaggatattgttgtaaaaaaaataaatctatttttctataatagattttcttttaaattattgtgaCAACTAACCAGATGAAACAAACacatattctgcagatttttgatTGAACCACTTTGACatatttaatataatattataaatacattagTACATGCCAATGAACAAACAATTCAATCCCCTTTAAAccaaaaagcattttattgcataaaggtcaataatataatttgtttattgAACGCTcaatcatttgtagcaaaggttcaatctgcagataaaaaacttctaacatcaacatgtgaaaagctgtttattttttatggctTCACTAATAATTGGTTTTCTGACAGGATGAAGATGATCTCCaggatcctgctgctcctcatcctcagctcaTGTCTCTGTGGTCAGTCTCCATCTTGTCTTTGTGACAGAAATAGATGGAAATGTTCCAGTTCTCAGTgtgtctgctcctctctttccctctctgtctcctcagcagcaacatttgtagTGAATGTGACACAGAGCAGCTATCAGGCAGAGGAGAACCACGGCATCACTCTGGAGTGGACCTTCCCCACCAAGACTCAGGGATCCTCCAGGAAACTGTTCATCATCTGCAGCTTGCTGGCTCCTCATAAAGAACTAGTTCTCTATCACATCCACAAAGGTGTTGAGATTTCAAAGTCTCAGCATGAACAGTTTTCAGGACGAGTCCAGATTGACAAAGACGTCCTCAGAGAAGGACGAATCAGACTCCATGTGTCCAGACTGAGGACTGAAGACTCTGGTCTGTATCtgtgtggagtgaaaactgaagatggaTTCAACTCTGGAAGATGTCGACTCAACGTATCCAGTGAgtttctgcttcatttctgAACCTTAAAGTCTAAATGCTGTAAAACTGAGAAAACGAACAGAAACTAAAAGTATCTGATGAATCTAACCATCTGCAGAggatataaataaaaactttaaataacacaaatgaataaaaactgtaattaatgggaaaaaaactgtaacTAAATGGAACTATATTGGacatttacaaaactaaaacatccTCAAATTATAGATATAATGTCCTTTGGTTCTGTGTTTATTAATCTGTTAGTATTTTTTGAATTCACACATAAGCAGTTCATGATCCTCCTGATGGCTCTTATGCTAGGCTGCAAAATAGCGACAGCAATAGTTTGGAGAAAACTCCTGAGTTTGTTGGTGGTTCAGCAATAATTGAacacatttattgaaaatggtATCTTCTGTTGAGTCTTCTTTACCcaatcaatgtttaaaaaatcacaaacattaaCCACAGAATGGAGGGAAAACAAAAGACTGTTTTAGCTAAAACTAAACAGTATGTAACTAATGCAAATTAGCAAACACATTCTAAAtactaattaaaactaactgaattaaatgaaattcaTAACTAAATTAAAGTACAATTAGTTGTCAGCTTGTTGTTGGTGAACAAACGGGTCCAAACTTCaggttttaattgtttttctcatgaattctgttattgtttctgtttcaggtcTAAAGATGATTAAATCGACGGTTCCTCACAGAAACCTCATCAGTCCGACGCCACAGGAGGAAACCGTGACGAACGGTGAGTCAGCAGGTCCAAACTCTGATACTTCTGATAATAAACCAGGTttaacttgtttcttttttttcttttgagagatttttgtgttttctgaggtttttcttcttttatttcaggtCGTCGGTCCAGGATGTTTCTTGTTTTCCCCGTTTTTCTCTTCATCATTTCTCTGAGTTCACTTTTCATCATCAGCTTGAAAAATTGTTCCAAAACCACAAAGTAAGTCAGAAATAATTCAAATACATCAGCGCTTCTTTCTCATAATCATCatcagattaataaaataataataaacctgtTACAGATTTCAACAGAACCCCCTGAGAGCCTCTGCCTTGCAGTTTTGTTGCCTTGCTCCAGAGCAGACCTGTGTTGATGTGGAGAAAAACTCCATCCAGTCTCTCATTGTGACTCCTGATCAACTGCAGCGTCATGGAAACTGTGGAGGTTGAGTCGATCAGTCTGAGGCGTATCGATGAAACCAGGTGAGTCTCATCAGTGGTCATATGATGATGTCACACCATGATGCAGCAGGCGATGCTCTTTGTTTGActctggattttcttttgttctccTGAAGGTTCTTCATAAAGAAGCTCACAGATTCTGCAGGAATCCCACAAACTTTCAGGTAATCAtgaaaaaatgtggatttttctcCAGGAAGAGGAAACACCTGAAGAGaagcttttagtttttctgtgtcTGCCTACAGATCAAGGTGACCAGTCTGAGTGGAAGGTTTTCAGTCAACAATCTCTGACTGAACGTCACACAAACTGAAGAAATGAGAACAGATTTTAGAAAACGCAGCTCAAACCTGCAACCTGTCCAGATGAATGAAGTGTGTGGAGAGACACCAGTAACAAAATCAGCTGGTCTAGAAACGCTGGGATCAAACTGGCCCAGCCTGGCCTGAACCAGTGAAGAGTCACTGGTTTCTTTCTGAGCTTCATGGAGACATTTGAACTTTCTGCATCGTTTGCTGCTCCGCTGGATGTTCCAATCACTAACacttaaaatattatattaatgtttttcactacagaaatacttttatctacgcaaaattatgttttgtacttgaatatttattatttttctactgTTGACTATTTATTGCCATAAAGtgaagtttgaaatgtttcatgttGTCTCTTGTCAGCTGTTCTTACAATAACAAGACACACCTCAGATGGTTGGATGCAGCTGGAGAAACCGGTTTATAGATCTAAACAGTGTCAGACGTCACTGAGCAGCACGTTAGGAGCAACTGCAGATAtttgttttgtgcaaaaatttaacagcactttctttttttaggaaTAAACTTTTGGATCTTTCCACCTCAAGCTTAAAGATAATATGTGTGGCAGTATGCCCTGTGGTACCGTCACATATGTGTTCAAATCCACAGTTATTGGCATCACATGTAAAGATGTTTAaatggagagagaaagagagggaggcTGCTCTGGCacaatggattaaaatgttggttctcatttatataaataacacTAAAGGTAACATATTCCCACATTCACTTTAATACTCTGCCATGGTAACTGGTAACAGTTACCATGTAAGAACTGGTAACAGTAAGAACTGTTACCATGGTGATGGACACTGTTTTCAGCAGAACTACATTCTTCCTGTTTTATGAACGTCAACAAAGGCATGCTGTCTGCGAGGAACGACGTAATGAAGGGAAGTGAACTTTGGTCCAAACCACGTCAGATGTGACCAGCTCTAACGGCTGTGATGCGTTCAGGgactgtttgtttatttcagtggGTTTCCAGAGAGCGGATCTGTTCATAAAACTCAGATGAACCCAGAGCGACTGACTcaccagtgattctctgaggtttccTGTCCTCTGAGATGATGACCTCGGTGTAGGACACAGAACGCTTCACTCCACCTGCACAAAGCAACCAATCATGGTGACAGCTGGACGGGGGTCAAAGTTCAACATTTATCCTATAAAGCTGTTCTGCTGTCATCAGATTATAGGTTAAAGTTCATGAATGTTTTCTTGTGTCtcacagaaacatgtttgaTATCAAAGTGGAAATCTGATTAAAACTTAATtgattcaaacaaataaaaactgtgatAAAGTCTCTGAACCAGAATCTGTTGCAGTGACATGATTTATTGTCTTGTCAGTGAAAATTTGTCTCTTAAACTAAGTTGTTATTTCTATGCTGAAAGCTGAAAagtgtagaaaataaatttaaagcagTTTAATACCTGGGTTTTGCCTTGATAGATACATTTCtcgtattttattaaaatactttgtagctgatatttttttcacagtagATCTAAAGCTTGTATGGCGTCACTCAGCCCTTTCACAGAGAAACCTTACAGGATTTTAATGAGTCACAGTTTGAGTCAGTATCGGCTGACAAAAGTGctgacactgcaaaaacacaaaaatactaattataaagtatttctgtctagtttttagtgtaAATCCCATGAGATGGAACATCCGCTGTCATGGAGTCCTGCTCTCTACTCCATGAGATTAGACACACCGTGGTGGGTGTcccttattttaatttctgaaaggTAACAACCCTATCCTACCCACAGGTAAGGATCGCATTGCTTAGCGTATTTCCAGATATGTTATGtatctgtgtatgtgtgtatgtgtgtatgcgTGGGTGTGAACTGATGGTGAAGCTACCAGCAGGATCACGGAGCTGCGCCAAGAAACTAACAGAAACagtaaagagaagaagaaacagttGCAGCCCAGCCATGCATGTTTTAATGTCACACACCTCAGTTTTTAACAAGCAGCTCAAAGTCTAAACTGGTAAAGTTGTGCATACAAGGGGTGAAGTTTACCTTCGAGCAAAACGGCCTTCAAAAGAAtcgcagcgccccctgctgtcctCCAGACTGCTCAGACAGCAGCTGTCTTATTGGAGCCATTTTGTCATCTTGTTTGTTCTGTTGATGTTGgagtttgtttcctgtttctacTCACTATTATTGCTCAAGAGGATTTTTGTTCACCTAAACTAATATCATTTAGATTTATTGCTTTGCCAGACCAGATATTGTTGTTCAAATCCATGTACAGATGAACTGATGGGAAATGTTATTATCATCATAAATCAggattttagtaattttattggGCAAAGATCTGATTCTGGATCAAACTGTGTGAATAAAGTAATCATGTAACTCAAATTtcaactttgtgtgttttttttttttggagtctgGCTTGCTGAATATGAATAAATTTATGTGTtgtaaccaaaacaaaactgcagttCCAGGCTTCAGAAAGGTCACCTGTGTGCTTTAGTTCAGGTTGTTTACAGAGTAAACCTGAGCCACTGGGAGTGGAGAGGACACTAACAGCTGACTAACATACCAGGTTTCAATCGCTATTCACAcgcttttggtttttttttatttttatttttttttagccaataCGTTGCAAGTCTGAAGTAAACACAGGGTTCATAAACATTAGCAACACATCACTCAAAGATACTTCCAAGATGACGACATCCACCATAAAGAAACctgtggaaagaaaacaacagcaggACTTATATGACCGGAGGAATTCATGTCTGCaggaatgtttttctatttattggGGTGAGTTGCagaacttttattgtttttaaaacactatTACAATACATAACAAGTCACTGGCATGCAGATCTAAGTGAGCCTCACCTGGGTCTGTACCGCTGCTGCTGTGATAATTGTGACAGTGATAAGGCATTAAGCAGCGCTGCGCTAGAAGATGtaacacttaaaataattattgatattattttatttgggaATTAGacctatttttatatttatagcaTAAATATACATGTTCTATTTACTATAACATGTATAATAGATATAGcatgttatatttattattcaatGGGGGATCCCAAGGAGGTTGGAGGTTATATATGTTTGAACTTTAAAGCTAAAAGGTCACCAAGTTTTGATTTACTGGTTACTACAGCCTGAATCAGATAGAGGAGCGGATCATCACCTTTTGCTGCCGACCAGCTCTGTCGTGATCATGCCTTGGAAGGATGTTGACGTTTGTAGAAAACTTTCTCTGCTGTAGCATCTCTGACCCCATGAAAATATCATCTTTCTAGAAATGAGCAGAGAAATCTGATATGGATTCATCATCATAGTTTTCTTTGTAGAAACAAGAAAGAGTAATGTTTTCTCCCTCCTCAACAGGATCAGTGTTGGTTAAAATGTACATTAATCACCATCATAAGGAAATATTTGCTTTGTGACAATCAGATTTAGTGCTTAATAGGTATTGAAAATGCAAGAAGCCATTTAAGTCTGCAGACTGACTGTTAAGTGAAGATTTGTGGGAAGTTGAGTGAAATAAGTGCTTCATTGGATTCATACTGAAATTAGCTACTAATAATTAGGAACCGGTGAATTCTGCTTGGCTACCATTGTTAGAACATTACATCGTTAGGACTGCTTGAATAACATCTGAGTTAACTATTGTGCAAAAGTGTGAGCAAAATATGTCAAACCAACAAGAAAGAGTTGATACATTTAGGAGATCAGCTCTCCGCTGAGTGGATCCCACTTCCTCTAAGTAGGTCAAAGCAATTgagaaaactgtttaaatcaATTATTATGGTTTCCTAAGTTGTAAAATCAAACACATTAGATGGAATAAGTTGTGGTTAATCACTTGTGATTTTccattaaagtattttgaagAGAATATAAACTGTTTTGGTGTCAGATCACCTGATCTGACCTGATTTGATGACCATGAgaataatatgtaaaaaaaaaaaaaaagtgttgcaaTGGGGATGATGTTTTATCATGTGGCAGAGCAAACAATGAGGCCGAAAATAGAAAAGGGAACTAGACTGTGAGGTTTATGGGAAGCAAGGGAATTTAAAGTtctagtttatttgtattggACAAATAAGCTACAAGGCAGTAAATgttttgcatcataaaaacatcaacagtaaccaattttgaaaataaccaaacattaaattgtaTCCAATGCATCATCAAAGTCATCAATACACATTAACTacgttgatcaatgttccatttagtactaatcaaaggcaactctacaCAGGTGGGTTTTTGTCTTGGTTTAAAGGAACCCAGTGttgcagctgttttgcagtttgcggttttgtggtgcatagaagcttctctatgtttggttctggttctggggatgcagagcacaCTAGAACTCAGCAGTTTATCAATAATGTCATAAGCCAAAACCAACTCCACCCAGCATCTCCATCATGGCTGACAGCAGGCAACAGAGATGAGTGGAAATGTCAGAAGGAGTTTATGGCATGTGATCCATGAGTCACAGCTTTGAATCCTGTGACTCAGATGAACAGGGACATCTAGTGTCCACTTCTTGGTACTGCAGaggaaaattaaatacttttcaCATCAAACCCTGTAGTGTTGGCATCCGCCACCGGCCAAGGTAAAACAATTGAGTTTGAACTTCTGTCCAGGGGCGAACTGACCGTCTGGTTTACAGACTCATTTACTGTCCATATCTGGCAACCCTAGGctgtcataatttaacaaaaagaaaaaaaaagtatattaaatataatttttattggCCGCAAcagcccattggttgattttattgataCGAGACGGGGCGGGTCAGAAAAACTATATGcccattcagaaaaatatgTCAAGCTAACCTATATGTTTATCATACAAACGTTTACCACTGTAGCAGATTCATTAACGGAGAAGGAGGGAAAATTAGTGATTGAGGGATTCATTATCGTCAgagaatgatgatgatgatgagagagagagagatgtgaCCAGATACAGattgaggaagagttcagaTTAGCTCCTGCTGCTTGGTAAGAAGGAGTTAAAATGTTCATGAGGGAGCGTTTTATGCAGGGAGGAGgacaggtgtgtgtgtaggtgtgtgtgtgtgtgtgtgtgtgtgtgtgtgtgtggtgcgtttgtttctaataccttgtggggacctttctcctgacatatactacgttgtggggacacacTGCTAAGCTAAGATAAGcatttccccttgtggggaccagacttcggtccccacaaggggaaatgCTTATCTTAGCTTCAAGCTTTAACATATTTGACACGAGTTTCAGAGATCTCTACATGTTCACTGTGAGTTTATGTGCTGTGCTTTAAGGTTTCTTATCTTTGTTTGGTGACATTCCATCCAGAATTTGCATGATTGAACATCACATTGATGTGGAAACAGCTGATCCAGTGTAGCATCTTATCGCTCCTCCTAGACAAATCGGACCAGACAAAAGAAGACGTTGGTTATCTGTCGGAGAACGGGCTGGAAAAACCAGTCACAGTCCATGGAGTCCTCCGTGTTTGGCAGCTGCTGAGCCTGATGGTATCAAATGACTTTGTACTGATTTCCCTAATGCTGTTTTGGTGCCCGACTCACTTCCTCTCCCTCACATGGAAGACTGTATTGACAGTGTTGGTTCAGCTGCATTTATCATCATCAGGCCAATACAGAGCCCCAGCAAGGTACATGGAGCAGACAGACTGAGGCAGGCACAAATCTTCAGGGGAGATTGTCGGAGACCCGTCTTTTTATCCGGTTGCTGACAGCCAGCCTTGACTAACGAGTTCTTGCCTTAACCTTGAGTCTTGGGTTTCTCAGGTCTCAGCTTTTGGCAGAGTCCCAATTTAGAATCACAGTCATTGGGAATTCCTGGAGTGATTTCCTCATACTTGAAGCAGCCCTCTGTTTTTCTACAGCACCTGGATCCTCTTCACCTTGTTTCAAGGCCTCTTTGTCCATCCAGCTGTAAGCGAGTTGACTGATAGGAAGGAAACCCAGAAGTTTCTCTTCTCTGCAGTCAACTTTATGAGCTCCTCCTGACCCCCATAGACTCGTTGATCACAGCcctgcaaaatgaaaacagaagtaGGTTGCATCTTTGATTAGCTGTAATGAATTTGCTTTAGATGGAGTTCTCTGCTCTGCTTGGGGGAGTCTTGTCCTGAGATTGCTTAAAGGTCACTTTCCCATCTCAGTTCCTTCTTTGGACCAACCACCTGCTTTCCGATCAGCACTCTCCATTCCTTGGTTCCTCCTTTGCTTGGGTTTGTGCGTGTTGTGCTCAGGTCGGTCACCCTGGTTCTTTCAGTTCATCTATTTCCTTTACTATCTACTTGTGACACATCACACCTCTATAAGTTGCAACCTCCATTGAACTTAATCAACTTTGACTGCAGTTGCATGCCATTTCtaattacaaatatattaaacatgATTATTGCTTAttataaacaaattaaacaaaattaaacaggGATCCCTGACCAGCTTCTTCAGCATATTGTCATGGCTTGGACCAGCCTGTCCAGTGGAGACTATGGTGGACACATTGCTTGCACatgatttgaaatgttttcttccatGACCACTTTGTGTAGCCCTGTAGTTCCTTTGCATGGACCAGTGAGTATGAAGAGGCGTTCAATGCAGCTAAATCTGTTGTCTGTAGTTCTGCAGTGCTGCTCCTGATGTCACTAGGCCTTCCAGAGTGAATGTCTGTGATTAAAGTGCTGGTGCAGTGCTATTCCAAGACGGCGAGGATGGAGTGTGCCATCCTGCAAGCCACTATTCTGCTAAGTTTAAAACTCAGCAGGTGAACTATTCCATCCTTGAAAAAGAAACTCTCATACCTATCAAGTTTTGGATTTGAGAATACGGGAAATGTTGCCGTCCGATGCTACTGTTGTAAAAACGATAGTTTCTCGgccaaaacgggagacttgacaggtatgaACTCTTGTGATGCTCTTTGCCTTGCTGCATTTTGAGGTGTATTTTGGTTCTTCATCAACTCCAGTGACTGTGCTTACTGACCACAACCCTATTGTCTTCTTGTGTCAGATGTGTAACCATAACCACAGGCTGATGACAAAAAACACGACTGCAGGTGagcacatgttttttttatttaacagactTATGCTATTATTGGCtaaatcttttatttgtaaGTCTAAAATAGTCAACTTATAACATTATTTATATGTCTGTGAATGAAATCAGTGTATCAGCAGCAGCCTGAATTCCTAAAACAACCACAAAGCTAAAAAAGTTCAACCTCCAATTTGTGTTCAATGTGGTACAATCAAACCATTGTCTGCTTTCAGTTTCAACCATCTGTAACTCTACACCGAAACCTGGCAAAACAAACAGGCTTAGACACGCCAGGACAATGGCCTCAAACCTTTTCCTGGATAACTCCTCCTACACTGGATCCTGTCAACACATCTCTGTTCCCTCCTCATCAGATCTAGAGGTTTATTGCTGAGTGTAACAACTGTAAAGCCTCATTCACTGCAGAAACAAATGGTGTGTAGATCAGAGCTCAGAGCTGTTGCTGCTCTGCAGAAGATAAACAAACACAGTCGTCACTGAGAGCTGAAATGGCGGAGAGCAATCAACCAGACCAAGataagttgttttgtttcatctgttcagatctactgaaggatccggtgactattccctgtggacacagctactgtaCCAACTGTATTAAAGACCACTGGGATGGAGAAGATCAGAGTGGAACTCACACCTGTCCCCAGTGCAGAGATAAGTTTGGACAGAGACCTGGGTTAAGGAAGAACACCATGATAGAAGAGTTGATTAAATATCTGAAGAAGATGGGAGCTGCTCTAGCTGACCACTGTTATGCTGGACCTGATGATGTGACCTGCGATGTCTGCACCAGAAGGAAGATAAAAGCTGTCAAGTCCTGTTTAACCTGTTTAGCTTCTTATTGTGAGGATCATCTCCAACCTCACCATGATGCTCCACCATTGAAAAAGCACAAGCTGGTGAATCCCTCCAAGAACCTCCAGGAGAGCAAATGCTCTCGTCATGATAGGGAGTTGGAAATTTTCTGTCGTCCTGATCAGCAGTGTATCTGTTATCTCTGCActatggatgaacataaaggccatgaaacagtcccagctgcagcagaaagagctgagaaGCAGAAGGAGCTCCAGGAGAGTCGACAACAAATGCATCAGAGAATCCAGGAccaagagaaagatgtgaagctgcttcaacaggaggtggaggccatcaatgtctctgctgataaagcagtggaggacagtgagaagatcttcactgagctgatccgtctcctccaggaaagaagctctgatgtgaagcagcagatcagatcccagcaggaaactgaagtgagtcgagtcaaagatgttcaggagaagctggagcaggagatcactgagctgaagaggaaagacgctgagctggagcagctctcacacacagaggatcacatccagtttctcctcaactacccctcactgccagcactcagtgagtctagacactcatccagcatcattgtccgtcctctgagacactttgaggacgtgacagcagctgtgtcagagctcagagacaaaCTACAGGACGCTCTGAGAGACAAATTGACAAACATTGAACAGGCAATTCCTGAAGTTGATGTTCTACTGTCACAACCAGAGCCAAAGACCAGAGATGGATTCTTAAAATATTCTCAAGAAATTactctggatccaaacacagcaCACAAGAAGCTGTTATTATCTGAGGGAAACAGAAAAGTAACATCAACTGACCAACAACAGTcttatcctgatcatccagacagattcagTGTTTATAATCAGGTCCTGAgtagagagagtctgactgaacgttgttactgggaggtggcGATGAGAGGTGGAGCTGGAGTTGGAGTAGCAGTTTCATACCAGAACATAAACAAGGCAGAACCATTTGGATTCAATGACAAATCTTGGTCATTAAATTGTACCACAGATGGTTACACATTTCATCACAACAAAGTTAAAACTCCAGTaccaggtccagtttcctccagaataggagtgtacctggatcacagagcaggtattctgtctttctacagcgtctctgaaaccatgactctcctccacagagtccagaccagattcactcaGCCTCTGTATGCTGGGGTTAGGCCTCTCTTTAGTAAGGACTCTGTGGAGTTCATTAAACTGAAATAGTCAGCAGTGATCTGAGGTCCAGTTggttaaaatgtgtattttagttTCAGTTGTTTAAACCTCCATCATTGTTGCTGAGAGatatttgttgtcatttcttCACTGCTCAAAATCAGCTGTATTTATGAAACTACTTTATcgtcttgtttgttttgttgatgttgGAGTTTGTGTGGGTGCTGCcccttcctgtttctgttcagccACAGAAGCTATCGCTGCTACGGAGGATTTTTATTCACCCAATCTAatttcatttagatttattgcTTTGTCAGATcaaaagttgttgttgtttgttcagATAATTGTACAGATGAAAAGATCAGATTATAAATCTATATGTGTCAATAAAGTCGTATTGTGACTCAGtcgtctgtgtttgtttttggacaatgatcttattttttagttttgcttcattacattttattatcatATACCagtaataaaagttatttttataagaAACACTGAAACGTTTTCTCATATCAGAGTTTAACCCAAAAACAGGTTGTAGGTTGTATTTACTGAAACGATTATGTTGAAAGTAAACGTGTAATtctcttttgattt includes:
- the LOC116732415 gene encoding uncharacterized protein LOC116732415 isoform X2 → MKMISRILLLLILSSCLCATFVVNVTQSSYQAEENHGITLEWTFPTKTQGSSRKLFIICSLLAPHKELVLYHIHKGVEISKSQHEQFSGRVQIDKDVLREGRIRLHVSRLRTEDSGLYLCGVKTEDGFNSGRCRLNVSSLKMIKSTVPHRNLISPTPQEETVTNGRRSRMFLVFPVFLFIISLSSLFIISLKNCSKTTKFQQNPLRASALQFCCLAPEQTCVDVEKNSIQSLIVTPDQLQRHGNCGG
- the LOC116732415 gene encoding uncharacterized protein LOC116732415 isoform X1, whose translation is MKMISRILLLLILSSCLCAATFVVNVTQSSYQAEENHGITLEWTFPTKTQGSSRKLFIICSLLAPHKELVLYHIHKGVEISKSQHEQFSGRVQIDKDVLREGRIRLHVSRLRTEDSGLYLCGVKTEDGFNSGRCRLNVSSLKMIKSTVPHRNLISPTPQEETVTNGRRSRMFLVFPVFLFIISLSSLFIISLKNCSKTTKFQQNPLRASALQFCCLAPEQTCVDVEKNSIQSLIVTPDQLQRHGNCGG
- the LOC116732406 gene encoding tripartite motif-containing protein 16-like translates to MAESNQPDQDKLFCFICSDLLKDPVTIPCGHSYCTNCIKDHWDGEDQSGTHTCPQCRDKFGQRPGLRKNTMIEELIKYLKKMGAALADHCYAGPDDVTCDVCTRRKIKAVKSCLTCLASYCEDHLQPHHDAPPLKKHKLVNPSKNLQESKCSRHDRELEIFCRPDQQCICYLCTMDEHKGHETVPAAAERAEKQKELQESRQQMHQRIQDQEKDVKLLQQEVEAINVSADKAVEDSEKIFTELIRLLQERSSDVKQQIRSQQETEVSRVKDVQEKLEQEITELKRKDAELEQLSHTEDHIQFLLNYPSLPALSESRHSSSIIVRPLRHFEDVTAAVSELRDKLQDALRDKLTNIEQAIPEVDVLLSQPEPKTRDGFLKYSQEITLDPNTAHKKLLLSEGNRKVTSTDQQQSYPDHPDRFSVYNQVLSRESLTERCYWEVAMRGGAGVGVAVSYQNINKAEPFGFNDKSWSLNCTTDGYTFHHNKVKTPVPGPVSSRIGVYLDHRAGILSFYSVSETMTLLHRVQTRFTQPLYAGVRPLFSKDSVEFIKLK